A window of the Pungitius pungitius chromosome 3, fPunPun2.1, whole genome shotgun sequence genome harbors these coding sequences:
- the linc.pou2af1 gene encoding colorectal cancer associated 2, whose product MSDKPKVYQGVRVRTTVKELLQRLRAREDSTGNPKTISQDLQDLCASTFQSLQMPPFPAAAPPAAASSCGARDFQGEGSCSAQVLGVTFNDVPEQFGEVMLPGNGYTGHNNSNSNNNNNNTTGSSYSACLPASPAFPLTCCHALSSDADYFGMAPCSSPEPLQLCSPPDHGSYSPHDSFSSFSSSSSCYDSPTRIEACYRGPPPPSEHLHYQHCSLQDCFCSAPRWAGQQESFSAPEFPPYYPPGSGYAYTCHLPAEDNYFRSSEMCYNVL is encoded by the exons ACAAACCCAAAGTGTACCAGGGCGTCCGCGTCAGGACCACCGTCaaagagctgctgcagaggctgCGAGCCCGCGAGGACAGCACAGGCAACCCTAAAacg ATCTCACAGGATCTTCAGGATCTTTGCGCGTCCACTTTTCAAA gtctccAAATGCCCCCCTTTCCTGCCGCCGCCCCACCTGCGGCCGCGAGCAGCTGTGGAGCGCGAGACTTCCAGGGGGAGGGCTCGTGCAGCGCCCAGGTGCTGGGGGTCACCTTTAACGACGTCCCGGAGCAGTTCGGGGAAGTTATGTTGCCCGGCAACGGCTACACTggccacaacaacagcaacagcaacaacaacaacaacaacaccaccggCAGCAGCTACAGCGCGTGCCTTCCCGCATCTCCCGCCTTCCCGCTTACCTGCTGCCACGCACTCTCCTCTGATGCGGACTACTTCGGGATG gctCCCTGCTCCTCCCCGGAGcccctgcagctctgcagcccGCCTGATCACGGCAGCTACTCGCCGCAcgactccttctcctccttctcctcctcctcctcctgctacgACTCCCCCACCAGGATAGAGGCATGCTACCgcggccccccgcccccctctgagCACCTCCACTACCAGCACTGCAGCCTCCAGGACTGTTTCTGCTCGGCCCCCCGCTGGGCCGGCCAGCAGGAGAGCTTCTCAGCCCCCGAGTTCCCGCCTTACTACCCCCCCGGCTCAGGCTATGCGTACACCTGCCACCTGCCTGCCGAGGACAACTACTTCAGGAGCTCAGAGATGTGCTACAACGTTCTATGA